The following proteins are encoded in a genomic region of Nicotiana sylvestris chromosome 4, ASM39365v2, whole genome shotgun sequence:
- the LOC104231957 gene encoding uncharacterized protein has product MSRGIDNNNRRKKKAEDDEVEELLRAAEDDVFLKLSLNSHMARGSSTQFIDPDLDQRFRALKFKQTPKTKNPIPQQPCSTSTASDVNLFPRFAALKSSLPAYSSSANQQAAEENEEDDDEVEKVIKWAIDAARLDPSPPSDTDEDENSEDDVS; this is encoded by the coding sequence ATGAGCAGAGGTATCGACAACAACAataggaggaagaagaaggcggAAGACGACGAGGTTGAAGAGCTGCTGCGGGCGGCAGAGGATGACGTATTCCTCAAGCTCAGCCTCAATTCCCATATGGCTCGTGGTTCTTCCACCCAATTCATCGATCCAGATCTCGATCAACGTTTCCGTGCCCTCAAATTCAAGCAAACCCCCAAAACCAAAAACCCTATTCCCCAACAACCATGTTCAACCTCTACAGCTTCCGATGTTAACTTGTTTCCCAGATTTGCAGCTCTCAAAAGCTCCCTTCCCGCTTATTCTTCTTCGGCTAACCAACAGGCTGCGGAGGAGAATGAAGAGGATGACGATGAAGTTGAGAAGGTGATTAAGTGGGCCATTGATGCTGCTAGGCTTGACCCTTCACCTCCCTCTGACACTGATGAAGATGAAAATAGTGAGGATGATGTCAGCTAA